A genomic window from Candidatus Bathyarchaeia archaeon includes:
- a CDS encoding ATP-binding cassette domain-containing protein has translation MTIVEAKNLMYTYPSADRPAFKNINLRIEQGEFILLTGPSGCGKTTLCRCFNGLIPHFYGGKLEGELIVAGLRTVEHPIYELAQHVGLVFQNPENQLFALNVEKDVAFGLENLGYPRDEIRRRVDWALKITGIYDLKDRPPFELSGGQQQRVAIASVLAMQPEVIVLDEPTSFLDPLSAKNILEVIHQLNRDLSITVILVEHRLDLAARFADRVIIMNNGEIVMDDEPRRVFLDERVRLIGIGVPKVVKLYLLLKESGVDLGRIPISPEETYRSIVEVLSHDRS, from the coding sequence TTGACAATAGTCGAAGCTAAAAACCTAATGTACACTTATCCATCGGCTGATAGGCCAGCCTTCAAAAACATAAATCTTAGGATAGAGCAAGGAGAGTTTATCCTCTTGACCGGCCCAAGCGGCTGCGGTAAAACAACCTTATGCAGATGCTTTAACGGGCTTATACCGCACTTCTATGGCGGCAAACTTGAAGGAGAATTAATTGTTGCCGGGCTAAGAACCGTCGAGCACCCAATCTACGAGCTGGCGCAGCATGTTGGGCTAGTGTTCCAGAACCCGGAAAATCAGCTCTTCGCCCTAAATGTTGAGAAGGATGTGGCGTTCGGGCTAGAGAATCTGGGTTATCCTAGGGATGAAATACGCAGAAGGGTTGATTGGGCGCTAAAGATTACTGGCATATATGATTTAAAGGATAGGCCCCCTTTCGAGCTTTCAGGCGGCCAGCAGCAGCGCGTTGCAATAGCATCTGTACTTGCTATGCAGCCTGAGGTAATAGTTCTTGATGAGCCGACTTCTTTTCTCGATCCGTTAAGCGCCAAAAATATTCTGGAGGTTATCCACCAGTTGAATAGAGATCTTAGTATAACGGTTATTCTCGTTGAGCATAGATTAGATTTAGCTGCAAGATTCGCTGACCGCGTAATCATCATGAATAATGGGGAAATAGTTATGGATGATGAGCCTAGAAGAGTCTTCTTAGATGAGAGGGTTAGGCTAATAGGTATCGGGGTGCCAAAGGTCGTTAAACTATATCTTCTACTGAAGGAATCAGGTGTAGATTTAGGCAGAATCCCCATAAGCCCTGAGGAAACATATAGATCTATAGTGGAGGTGCTCTCACACGATAGAAGTTGA